One stretch of Nocardia mangyaensis DNA includes these proteins:
- a CDS encoding class I SAM-dependent methyltransferase, with the protein MPTDPYWNHNTHYHPWILEQVPEHARTALDIGCGDGLLARKLATRCDAVLGVDLDGHVIADAPVAPNVHLEKADFRDLDDTFDLVTTVATLHHVPLGEGMAALRDLVAPGGTLVVVGLWKMRPVDYLTYLPALPLIWARDRRHRRCLGGPEVSLRAPRETIAEIRAAAADHLPGAVVRRGLMWRYTLLWHRPR; encoded by the coding sequence ATGCCGACGGACCCCTACTGGAACCACAACACCCACTACCATCCCTGGATCCTCGAGCAGGTGCCCGAACACGCCCGCACGGCACTCGACATCGGCTGTGGCGACGGCCTGCTCGCCCGCAAACTCGCCACCCGCTGCGACGCGGTGCTCGGCGTCGATCTCGACGGTCACGTCATCGCCGACGCCCCCGTCGCGCCGAATGTGCACCTGGAAAAGGCCGACTTCCGCGATCTCGACGACACATTCGATCTGGTCACCACCGTCGCGACCCTGCACCACGTCCCCCTCGGCGAGGGGATGGCAGCGCTGCGTGATCTGGTCGCCCCCGGTGGCACGCTCGTGGTGGTCGGCCTGTGGAAGATGCGCCCGGTCGACTACCTCACCTACCTACCCGCGCTACCGCTGATCTGGGCCAGAGACCGTCGCCACCGCCGTTGTCTCGGCGGTCCCGAGGTGAGCCTGCGCGCGCCGCGGGAGACCATCGCCGAGATCCGCGCCGCGGCCGCCGACCACCTACCCGGCGCCGTGGTGCGCCGCGGTCTGATGTGGCGCTACAC